A section of the Enterobacter sp. C2 genome encodes:
- a CDS encoding zinc-binding alcohol dehydrogenase family protein — MKAIAITAAAQANGNVDALQDIEIEKPVAHGHDLLVQVSAISVNPVDTKVRAGFNADTPRILGWDAVGVVTSVGDAVTLFKPGDTVWYAGALTRPGSNSEYQLVDERIVALKPASLDNASAAALPLTAITAWEMLFDRLGINEDGNEGDVLLIVGAAGGVGSIMTQLARKLTKMTVIGTASRPESQQWVTDLGAHHVIDHSKPLTEELARIGIQHVTHVASLNNTEEHYQQLIEALIPQGKLALIDDPETLDARPLKAKSISLHWEFMFTRSMFETQDIIEQHRLLTRVASLIDDGVIKTTLGEHFGAINAENLRKAHRLLESHRAVGKIVLEGF, encoded by the coding sequence ATGAAAGCTATCGCTATTACCGCAGCGGCGCAGGCCAACGGCAACGTTGATGCCCTACAGGACATTGAGATTGAAAAACCGGTCGCGCACGGCCACGACCTGCTGGTACAGGTAAGCGCCATCTCTGTTAACCCGGTAGATACCAAAGTGCGCGCGGGCTTTAACGCCGACACGCCGCGTATTCTCGGCTGGGATGCAGTCGGCGTCGTGACCAGCGTCGGCGACGCGGTGACGCTGTTTAAGCCCGGCGACACCGTGTGGTACGCCGGAGCGCTGACCCGCCCAGGCAGCAATAGTGAGTATCAGCTGGTAGATGAACGCATCGTGGCGCTGAAGCCCGCTTCTCTGGACAATGCCTCCGCCGCCGCGCTGCCGCTTACTGCTATTACGGCCTGGGAGATGCTGTTCGATCGCCTGGGCATTAATGAAGACGGCAACGAAGGCGACGTGCTGCTGATCGTCGGGGCAGCGGGCGGGGTCGGTTCCATCATGACTCAGCTTGCCCGTAAGCTCACCAAAATGACGGTGATCGGCACGGCGTCACGCCCGGAAAGCCAGCAGTGGGTTACCGACCTCGGGGCACATCACGTTATCGATCACAGCAAGCCGCTCACCGAAGAGCTGGCTCGTATTGGCATTCAGCATGTCACCCACGTCGCCAGCCTCAACAATACCGAAGAGCACTATCAGCAGCTGATTGAGGCGCTGATCCCACAGGGCAAGCTGGCGCTGATTGACGATCCCGAGACGCTGGATGCGCGCCCGCTCAAGGCAAAGAGCATCTCTCTGCACTGGGAGTTTATGTTCACCCGCTCGATGTTCGAAACTCAGGACATCATTGAGCAGCACCGCCTGCTGACTCGCGTCGCCTCGCTTATCGACGACGGCGTGATTAAGACCACCCTGGGCGAACACTTTGGCGCAATCAACGCTGAGAACCTGCGTAAAGCCCACCGTCTGCTGGAATCCCACCGGGCAGTAGGCAAGATCGTGCTGGAAGGTTTTTAA
- the tssD gene encoding type VI secretion system tube protein TssD has protein sequence MALPVYLWLKDDGGNAVRGSVDVKDREGSIEIVELMHTVDLPIDDHTGKIVSKRLHGDYFVIKELDSSSPYLYQGVSSGRKFKEAVLKFYRINYNGQEEEYFRVTMENVRVNEVESFMMDINNPRYEKYNHLEAFYLAYEKITWHYLDGNIIHSDSWNRKEVA, from the coding sequence ATGGCGCTCCCGGTATATTTATGGTTGAAAGATGACGGCGGCAATGCCGTTAGAGGATCTGTCGATGTAAAAGATCGTGAAGGTTCAATTGAGATCGTAGAGCTCATGCACACCGTAGACTTACCTATAGATGACCATACAGGTAAGATTGTCAGTAAACGTCTACACGGTGATTACTTCGTAATTAAGGAACTGGATAGTTCATCACCTTATCTGTATCAGGGGGTATCATCAGGCAGGAAGTTCAAAGAGGCTGTTTTAAAATTCTATCGGATCAACTACAACGGGCAGGAAGAAGAGTACTTCCGGGTTACGATGGAGAACGTAAGGGTAAACGAAGTTGAATCTTTTATGATGGATATAAACAATCCCCGCTACGAGAAATACAACCACCTTGAGGCTTTCTACCTCGCCTATGAAAAGATTACGTGGCACTACTTGGACGGGAATATTATTCATTCCGACTCATGGAACCGCAAGGAGGTCGCATAA
- a CDS encoding Ail/Lom family outer membrane beta-barrel protein yields MFVNVNKGLIVLAVLASVGVANAASDVSVGYANSRAAGTNLNGLNAKYSYTPEGSNLGFISSLTLTGKKETAEEAGFKGEADYAYGSALVGVQYQLNEYFTPYVMAGVGRGAVKVKIRGYGEKWEDTERENGFAYSAGVKVHVTPSIFLDANYEGSKVFDTQVNTFSLGAGYSF; encoded by the coding sequence GTGTTTGTTAATGTAAATAAAGGTTTAATTGTACTGGCTGTATTAGCATCTGTTGGCGTTGCTAACGCTGCCAGTGATGTATCTGTTGGTTATGCCAATAGCCGCGCTGCTGGAACAAATCTGAACGGCCTAAACGCTAAATATAGCTATACGCCAGAAGGTTCTAACCTCGGCTTTATCTCTTCTCTTACTCTCACGGGAAAGAAAGAGACAGCAGAGGAAGCAGGTTTTAAAGGTGAAGCTGATTATGCATACGGATCAGCGCTGGTAGGTGTTCAATACCAGCTTAACGAATACTTCACACCTTACGTTATGGCAGGTGTAGGGCGTGGTGCGGTAAAAGTAAAAATTAGAGGTTACGGTGAGAAATGGGAAGATACAGAGAGAGAAAACGGCTTTGCTTACTCTGCTGGCGTTAAGGTGCATGTAACACCGTCTATCTTCCTTGATGCTAATTATGAAGGTAGCAAAGTGTTCGATACGCAGGTTAATACATTCTCTCTCGGCGCTGGCTACTCGTTTTAA